The proteins below are encoded in one region of Cololabis saira isolate AMF1-May2022 chromosome 11, fColSai1.1, whole genome shotgun sequence:
- the LOC133455521 gene encoding E3 ubiquitin-protein ligase TRIM21-like, giving the protein MSAGSNLRSADQFLCSICLDVFTDPVSTPCGHNYCKTCITHHWDDNVLYKCPMCQEMFHTRPQLKVNTFIREMVSEFRREAQQKSSSSSSEQQAAEPGEVPCDVCTGTRLKALKSCLVCLASYCETHLEPHLTAARLKRHRLVEPVENLEDRICTKHDKPLELFCKTDQMCVCTLCPVLDHKNHEFVPLREEYEGKKADLQKTEAEIQQMIQKRRLKIQEIRASLKISNDAAHREKAEGVQVFTDLKESVERRLKEFMKEMEDKQKTAEKQAEDFIKDLEQEICELKKRSSEVEQLSRSEDHLHLLQRFSSLEDAPPTKNWTEVRVHPPSYEGTVVRAVEQLEKNLREKMKKLFEAELRRIQQFEADVTLDPDTAYPRLILSDDGKQVYHGDVWKNLPDNPERFSTSSCVLGKQSFSSGRFYFEVQVKGKTDWDVGVARESINRKGDITVRPQNGYWTVILRNVNEYLAANDPSVRLHPSSPPEKLGVFVDYEEGLVSFHDVDAAALLYSFTGCSFREKLHPYFSPSPNNGGKNSAPLIICPVNQTV; this is encoded by the coding sequence ATGTCTGCTGGCAGCAACCTGAGATCTGCAGATCAGTTCCTGTGCTCCATCTGTCTGGACGTGTTCACTGATCCAGTCAGCACACCATGTGGACACAACTATTGTAAAACCTGCATCACTCATCACTGGGATGATAATGTTCTCTACAAGTGTCCCATGTGTCAGGAGATGTTCCACACCAGACCTCAGCTGAAAGTCAACACCTTCATCAGAGAGATGGTTTCTGAGTTCAGACGTGAAGCTCAACAgaaatccagcagcagcagctcagagcaACAAGCTGCAGAACCAGGAGAAGTTCCCTGTGACGTCTGCACTGGAACCAGACTGAAGGCCCTGAAGTCCTGCTTGGTGTGTCTGGCCTCTTACTGTGAGACTCACCTGGAGCCTCATCTGACAGCTGCACGTCTGAAAAGACATCGGCTGGTGGAGCctgtggagaacctggaggacaggatttgtacgaagcaCGATAAACCTCTGGAGCTGTTCTGTAAGACCGACCAGATGTGTGTCTGCACGCTCTGCCCTGTTTTAGACCACAAGAATCATGAGTTTGTTCCTCTGAGAGAAGaatatgaaggaaagaaggcagaTCTGCAGAAGACAGAGGCTGAGATtcagcagatgatccagaagagACGACTGAAGATTCAGGAGATCAGAGCGTCTCTGAAGATCAGTAACGATGCTGCACACAGAGAGAAAGCAGAAGGTGTTCAGGTCTTCACTGATCTGAAGGAGTCTGTTGAGAGACGTCTGAAGGAGTTCATGAAGGAGatggaagacaaacagaaaactgcagagaaacaGGCTGAAGACTTCATCAAAGatctggaacaggaaatctGTGAGCTGAAGAAGAGGAGCTCTGAGGTGGAGCAGCTCTCACGCTCTGAAGATCACCTGCACCTCCTCCAAAGATTCTCATCCCTGGAAGATGCTCCACCCACCAAGAACTGGACAGAGGTCAGAGTCCATCCACCTTCATATGAGGGGACTGTGGTGAGAGCTGTGGAGCAGCTGGAGAAGAACCTCAGAGAGAAGATGAAGAAGCTGTTTGAAGCTGAGCTGAGGAGGATCCAGCAGTTTGAAGCTGATGTGACTCTTGATCCTGATACAGCATATCCTAGACTCATCCTGTCTGATGATGGAAAACAAGTCTATCATGGTGATGTGTGGAAGAATCTTCCAGATAATCCAGAGAGATTCTCTACATCTTCTTGTGTTTTAGGAAAACAGAGTTTCTCTTCAGGCAGATTTTACTTTGAGGTTCAGGTTAAAGGAAAGACTGACTGGGATGTAGGAGTGGCCAGAGAGTCGATCAACAGGAAGGGAGACATCACAGTGAGACCTCAGAATGGTTACTGGACTGTTATTCTGAGAAATGTAAATGAGTACCTTGCTGCTAATGATCCTTCAGTCCGTCTCCATCCTAGTTCTCCTCCTGAGAAGTTGGGGGTGTTTGTGGATTATGAGGAGGGTCTGGTCTCCTTTCATGATGTAGATGCTGCAGCACTTCTCTACTCCTTTActggctgctccttcagggagaAACTCCACCCATACTTCAGTCCTAGTCCCAATAATGGAGGTAAAAACTCTGCTCCTCTGATCATCTGTCCTGtcaatcaaactgtctga